The Suricata suricatta isolate VVHF042 unplaced genomic scaffold, meerkat_22Aug2017_6uvM2_HiC HiC_scaffold_58263, whole genome shotgun sequence DNA window CCGTTCCTGTGGGGGCTACCAGCGCTACCCAAGCTCCTGTGGCTCCTCCTATCCCAGCAACCTGGTCTACTGCACCACCGACCTCTGTTCTCCCAGCACCTGCCAGCTGGGCTCCTCCCTCTACAGCGGCTGCCAGGAGACCTGCTGTGAGCCCACCAGCTGCCAGACGTCCTGCGC harbors:
- the LOC115285246 gene encoding LOW QUALITY PROTEIN: keratin-associated protein 23-1 (The sequence of the model RefSeq protein was modified relative to this genomic sequence to represent the inferred CDS: deleted 2 bases in 1 codon) gives rise to the protein MSYSCCSGNFSSRSCGGYQRYPSSCGSSYPSNLVYCTRPLFSQHLPAGLLPLQRLPGDLL